The following proteins come from a genomic window of Parambassis ranga chromosome 4, fParRan2.1, whole genome shotgun sequence:
- the LOC114435006 gene encoding calreticulin-like translates to MKLPAAILTVFASIAVTIDASVYFKEQFLDGDAWKTRWTESKHKSDYGQWKLSAGKFYGDAEADKGLQTSQDARFYALSARFEPFSNEGKPLVVQFTVKHEQKIDCGGGYVKVFPADLDQSDMHGESQYYIMFGPDICGYSTKKVHVIINYKGKNHLIKKDIKCKDDELTHLYTLILNPDQTYEVKINNEKVESGSLEEDWDMLPPKKIKDPEAKKPSDWDDRAKIDDPNDTKPEDFDQPETIPDPDAKKPDDWDEDMDGEWEPPMITNPEYKGEWKPKQIDNPDYKGAWVHPEIDNPEYTQDAAMYKFDNIGVLGLDLWQVKSGTIFDNFLITDDVKEAEEFGNETWGATKGPEKKMKDEQEDIERKLREEEEKSKNKDTEDDDDEEEEDGEEDEEAEGEHDDETDEDAGTDEDSDAKLKDEL, encoded by the exons ATGAAGCTTCCAGCAGCCATTCTCACAGTTTTTGCATCGATAGCTGTCACTATTGACGCTAGCGTCTACTTCAAAGAACAGTTTCTGGATGGAG atgcATGGAAGACCCGGTGGACGGAGTCGAAGCACAAGTCAGACTATGGTCAGTGGAAGCTGAGCGCTGGGAAGTTCTATGGGGATGCTGAGGCTGATAAAG GTCTCCAGACCAGCCAGGACGCCCGCTTTTACGCTCTGTCTGCCCGCTTTGAGCCCTTTAGCAATGAGGGAAAGCCCCTGGTCGTCCAGTTCACTGTCAAACATGAGCAGAAGATCGACTGCGGAGGCGGATATGTCAAAGTCTTCCCTGCTGACCTTGACCAGAGTGACATGCATGGAGAATCGCAGTATTACATAATGTTCG GGCCTGACATTTGTGGATACAGCACAAAGAAGGTTCACGTCATCATCAACTACAAGGGCAAGAACCACCTCATCAAGAAAGACATCAAATGCAAG GATGATGAGTTGACCCACCTGTACACACTCATCCTGAATCCAGACCAGACATACGAGGTAAAGATCAACAATGAGAAGGTGGAGTCTGGCTCCTTGGAGGAAGACTGGGACATGCTGCCCCCTAAGAAGATCAAGGACCCCGAGGCCAAGAAGCCTAGTGATTGGGACGACAGGGCCAAGATTGACGATCCCAATGACACCAAGCCAGAG GACTTCGACCAGCCAGAGACCATCCCTGACCCCGATGCTAAGAAGCCTGATGACTGGGATGAGGACATGGACGGAGAATGGGAACCCCCCATGATCACTAACCCAGAGTATAAG GGCGAGTGGAAACCCAAGCAGATCGACAACCCTGACTACAAGGGAGCCTGGGTGCACCCTGAGATAGACAACCCAGAATACACTCAAGATGCTGCCATGTACAAGTTCGACAACATCGGAGTTCTTGGTCTGGATCTGTGGCAG GTTAAATCTGGAACCATCTTTGACAACTTCTTGATAACTGACGATGTCAAAGAAGCAGAGGAGTTTGGCAATGAAACCTGGGGAGCTACTAAG GGACcagagaagaagatgaaggaTGAGCAAGAAGATATTGAGAGGAaactgagggaggaggaggagaagagcaaGAATAAGGAcactgaagatgatgatgatgaggaggaggaggatggagaggaggatgaggaggcagaGGGCGAGCACGACGACGAGACAGACGAGGACGCCGGAACAGATGAGGACAGTGATGCCAAACTAAAGGACGAATTGTAG
- the rad23ab gene encoding RAD23 homolog A, nucleotide excision repair protein b isoform X2: MLTITLKTLQQQTFKVEIDPELTVKALKEKIEEEKGTDAFPSVGQKLIYAGKILHDDTPLKEYNIDEKNFVVVMVTKPKTAPPPQAASQPALQPAAAPAPASGPTHALSTPTHAASAPAPAPQTVPPSEPPPPVSENTLPASVEAAAAALDLHCVTDSDSASGSASEATASAPVADAAQAAPASSPGDPPTPGAQPEDKPREEPENEPSATAPVHSSASSIFISPSLVDELGLLEEAASILVTGPAYENLVTEIMSMGYEREQVVAALRASYNNPDRAVEYLLMGIPAEASDLPPREPVRHSVPPIPSTPATQQQPPAAASRPVSGSQPPAGGGSDSTGNPLEFLRNQPQFQQMRQIIQQNPGLLPALLQQLGRDNPQLLQQITQHQESFVQMLNEPRSGDTEGEGAEAQGSPHTNYIQVTPQEKEAIERLKALGFPEGLVIQAYFACEKNENLAANFLLQQTWDDE; the protein is encoded by the exons ATGCTCACGATAACCCTGAAGACCCTCCAACAGCAGACTTTCAAAGTAGAAATAGACCCAGAATTGACG GTGAAAGCCCTGAAGGAGAAaatagaggaggagaaaggaacaGATGCATTTCCTTCTGTGGGACAGAAGCTCATCTATGCAG GCAAAATCTTACATGATGACACCCCACTGAAGGAGTACAACATTGATGAGAAAAACTTCGTGGTGGTCATGGTTACCAAG CCCAAAACGGCCCCTCCTCCGCAAGCTGCATCTCAGCCAGCTCTCcaaccagctgcagctccagcacCAGCCTCTGGCCCAACACATGCGCTTTCTACACCAACACATGCGGCGTCTGCTCCTGCACCTGCCCCACAGACAGTACCTCCCTCTGAACCTCCGCCTCCTGTTTCAGAAAACACCCTGCCGGCTTCagttgaagcagcagcagcagctctggacTTACACTGTGTCACAGACTCGGACTCAGCCTCTGGCTCTGCCAGCGAAGCCACAGCCTCAGCTCCTGTTGCTGATGCTGCTCAGGCAGCTCCAGCTTCTTCTCCGGGCGACCCCCCAACTCCTGGTGCCCAGCCAGAGGATAAACCAAGGGAAGAGCCTGAGAATGAGCCATCTGCCACTGCACCAGTCCACTCCTCTGCTTCCAG TATCTTTATTTCTCCCAGCCTTGTTGATGAACTGGGTCTCCTCGAAGAAGCAGCATCAATATTGg tgacAGGTCCAGCCTATGAAAACCTGGTGACAGAGATTATGTCTATGGGCTACGAGCGGGAGCAGGTTGTTGCTGCACTCAGAGCCAGTTATAACAACCCAGACCGAGCAGTGGAGTATCTCCTCATG GGTATTCCTGCTGAGGCCAGTGATCTGCCCCCTCGAGAGCCTGTTAGACACAGTGTTCCACCCATCCCCTCTACCcctgcaacacaacaacagcccCCAGCAGCCGCCAGCA GACCAGTGTCTGGCAGCCAGCCCCCTGCTGGAGGAGGCTCCGACTCCACAGGGAACCCTCTGGAGTTCCTGAGGAACCAGCCTCAGTTTCAACAGATGAGACAGATCATCCAGCAGAACCCGGGTCTCCTACCAGCCCTGCTGCAACAGCTGGGCAGAGACAacccacagctgctgcag CAAATCACGCAGCACCAGGAGAGTTTTGTGCAGATGCTGAATGAGCCACGAAGCGGAGATACAGAAGGAGAGGGAGCTGAGGCCCAGGGGTCACCACATACCAACTACATCCAGGTCACTCCACAGGAGAAAGAGGCCATCGAGAGG TTAAAAGCGCTGGGCTTCCCTGAAGGTCTAGTAATCCAGGCCTACTTTGCATGTGAGAAAAACGAGAATCTAGCTGCTAacttcctgctgcagcaaaCATGGGACGACGAGTAA
- the rad23ab gene encoding RAD23 homolog A, nucleotide excision repair protein b isoform X3, whose amino-acid sequence MLTITLKTLQQQTFKVEIDPELTVKALKEKIEEEKGTDAFPSVGQKLIYAGKILHDDTPLKEYNIDEKNFVVVMVTKPKTAPPPQAASQPALQPAAAPAPASGPTHALSTPTHAASAPAPAPQTVPPSEPPPPVSENTLPASVEAAAAALDLHCVTDSDSASGSASEATASAPVADAAQAAPASSPGDPPTPGAQPEDKPREEPENEPSATAPVHSSASSLVDELGLLEEAASILVTGPAYENLVTEIMSMGYEREQVVAALRASYNNPDRAVEYLLMGIPAEASDLPPREPVRHSVPPIPSTPATQQQPPAAASTGPVSGSQPPAGGGSDSTGNPLEFLRNQPQFQQMRQIIQQNPGLLPALLQQLGRDNPQLLQQITQHQESFVQMLNEPRSGDTEGEGAEAQGSPHTNYIQVTPQEKEAIERLKALGFPEGLVIQAYFACEKNENLAANFLLQQTWDDE is encoded by the exons ATGCTCACGATAACCCTGAAGACCCTCCAACAGCAGACTTTCAAAGTAGAAATAGACCCAGAATTGACG GTGAAAGCCCTGAAGGAGAAaatagaggaggagaaaggaacaGATGCATTTCCTTCTGTGGGACAGAAGCTCATCTATGCAG GCAAAATCTTACATGATGACACCCCACTGAAGGAGTACAACATTGATGAGAAAAACTTCGTGGTGGTCATGGTTACCAAG CCCAAAACGGCCCCTCCTCCGCAAGCTGCATCTCAGCCAGCTCTCcaaccagctgcagctccagcacCAGCCTCTGGCCCAACACATGCGCTTTCTACACCAACACATGCGGCGTCTGCTCCTGCACCTGCCCCACAGACAGTACCTCCCTCTGAACCTCCGCCTCCTGTTTCAGAAAACACCCTGCCGGCTTCagttgaagcagcagcagcagctctggacTTACACTGTGTCACAGACTCGGACTCAGCCTCTGGCTCTGCCAGCGAAGCCACAGCCTCAGCTCCTGTTGCTGATGCTGCTCAGGCAGCTCCAGCTTCTTCTCCGGGCGACCCCCCAACTCCTGGTGCCCAGCCAGAGGATAAACCAAGGGAAGAGCCTGAGAATGAGCCATCTGCCACTGCACCAGTCCACTCCTCTGCTTCCAG CCTTGTTGATGAACTGGGTCTCCTCGAAGAAGCAGCATCAATATTGg tgacAGGTCCAGCCTATGAAAACCTGGTGACAGAGATTATGTCTATGGGCTACGAGCGGGAGCAGGTTGTTGCTGCACTCAGAGCCAGTTATAACAACCCAGACCGAGCAGTGGAGTATCTCCTCATG GGTATTCCTGCTGAGGCCAGTGATCTGCCCCCTCGAGAGCCTGTTAGACACAGTGTTCCACCCATCCCCTCTACCcctgcaacacaacaacagcccCCAGCAGCCGCCAGCA CAGGACCAGTGTCTGGCAGCCAGCCCCCTGCTGGAGGAGGCTCCGACTCCACAGGGAACCCTCTGGAGTTCCTGAGGAACCAGCCTCAGTTTCAACAGATGAGACAGATCATCCAGCAGAACCCGGGTCTCCTACCAGCCCTGCTGCAACAGCTGGGCAGAGACAacccacagctgctgcag CAAATCACGCAGCACCAGGAGAGTTTTGTGCAGATGCTGAATGAGCCACGAAGCGGAGATACAGAAGGAGAGGGAGCTGAGGCCCAGGGGTCACCACATACCAACTACATCCAGGTCACTCCACAGGAGAAAGAGGCCATCGAGAGG TTAAAAGCGCTGGGCTTCCCTGAAGGTCTAGTAATCCAGGCCTACTTTGCATGTGAGAAAAACGAGAATCTAGCTGCTAacttcctgctgcagcaaaCATGGGACGACGAGTAA
- the rad23ab gene encoding RAD23 homolog A, nucleotide excision repair protein b isoform X1 has translation MLTITLKTLQQQTFKVEIDPELTVKALKEKIEEEKGTDAFPSVGQKLIYAGKILHDDTPLKEYNIDEKNFVVVMVTKPKTAPPPQAASQPALQPAAAPAPASGPTHALSTPTHAASAPAPAPQTVPPSEPPPPVSENTLPASVEAAAAALDLHCVTDSDSASGSASEATASAPVADAAQAAPASSPGDPPTPGAQPEDKPREEPENEPSATAPVHSSASSIFISPSLVDELGLLEEAASILVTGPAYENLVTEIMSMGYEREQVVAALRASYNNPDRAVEYLLMGIPAEASDLPPREPVRHSVPPIPSTPATQQQPPAAASTGPVSGSQPPAGGGSDSTGNPLEFLRNQPQFQQMRQIIQQNPGLLPALLQQLGRDNPQLLQQITQHQESFVQMLNEPRSGDTEGEGAEAQGSPHTNYIQVTPQEKEAIERLKALGFPEGLVIQAYFACEKNENLAANFLLQQTWDDE, from the exons ATGCTCACGATAACCCTGAAGACCCTCCAACAGCAGACTTTCAAAGTAGAAATAGACCCAGAATTGACG GTGAAAGCCCTGAAGGAGAAaatagaggaggagaaaggaacaGATGCATTTCCTTCTGTGGGACAGAAGCTCATCTATGCAG GCAAAATCTTACATGATGACACCCCACTGAAGGAGTACAACATTGATGAGAAAAACTTCGTGGTGGTCATGGTTACCAAG CCCAAAACGGCCCCTCCTCCGCAAGCTGCATCTCAGCCAGCTCTCcaaccagctgcagctccagcacCAGCCTCTGGCCCAACACATGCGCTTTCTACACCAACACATGCGGCGTCTGCTCCTGCACCTGCCCCACAGACAGTACCTCCCTCTGAACCTCCGCCTCCTGTTTCAGAAAACACCCTGCCGGCTTCagttgaagcagcagcagcagctctggacTTACACTGTGTCACAGACTCGGACTCAGCCTCTGGCTCTGCCAGCGAAGCCACAGCCTCAGCTCCTGTTGCTGATGCTGCTCAGGCAGCTCCAGCTTCTTCTCCGGGCGACCCCCCAACTCCTGGTGCCCAGCCAGAGGATAAACCAAGGGAAGAGCCTGAGAATGAGCCATCTGCCACTGCACCAGTCCACTCCTCTGCTTCCAG TATCTTTATTTCTCCCAGCCTTGTTGATGAACTGGGTCTCCTCGAAGAAGCAGCATCAATATTGg tgacAGGTCCAGCCTATGAAAACCTGGTGACAGAGATTATGTCTATGGGCTACGAGCGGGAGCAGGTTGTTGCTGCACTCAGAGCCAGTTATAACAACCCAGACCGAGCAGTGGAGTATCTCCTCATG GGTATTCCTGCTGAGGCCAGTGATCTGCCCCCTCGAGAGCCTGTTAGACACAGTGTTCCACCCATCCCCTCTACCcctgcaacacaacaacagcccCCAGCAGCCGCCAGCA CAGGACCAGTGTCTGGCAGCCAGCCCCCTGCTGGAGGAGGCTCCGACTCCACAGGGAACCCTCTGGAGTTCCTGAGGAACCAGCCTCAGTTTCAACAGATGAGACAGATCATCCAGCAGAACCCGGGTCTCCTACCAGCCCTGCTGCAACAGCTGGGCAGAGACAacccacagctgctgcag CAAATCACGCAGCACCAGGAGAGTTTTGTGCAGATGCTGAATGAGCCACGAAGCGGAGATACAGAAGGAGAGGGAGCTGAGGCCCAGGGGTCACCACATACCAACTACATCCAGGTCACTCCACAGGAGAAAGAGGCCATCGAGAGG TTAAAAGCGCTGGGCTTCCCTGAAGGTCTAGTAATCCAGGCCTACTTTGCATGTGAGAAAAACGAGAATCTAGCTGCTAacttcctgctgcagcaaaCATGGGACGACGAGTAA